The SAR324 cluster bacterium genome contains the following window.
AAGACACTTTTAGCCCGTCCAAATTGGTTTAACTTTCTGAAGAAAAAAGTAGCGGATCAGGAGAAGTAATCATGCCAAGTTTATCTGAATCAAAACATCGCTCTGACCCATGTCGGGTAGCTATTGTTGGTTTGGGTACTGTCGGAGGGGGAGTTGCAGAAATCCTCTGGCAACACGCGAAGGAAGATCACAATGCTGTTCAATTAGCAGGCATTTTAGAGAAAAACCAAGAAAATCCAAACCTACCTATTTGGGCACAACGCGATCAAAATCTACTCTATTCCTCACTTGAGGAGTTGCTTGCTGATCCTTCCATTCAAGTAGTTGTAGAGACAGTCGGAGGACAAACATTCGCTCGTGAGTTGATTACCAAAATCCTTGAATCTGAAAGAGATGTAGTTACTGCCAACAAGGATCTGATGGCAGTGCATGGAGAAGAGTTACTCGCACTAGCTGAAAAAAATGGGCGACAACTTCTTTTCGAGGCCAGTGTTACAGGAGCAATCCCTGTAGTCAGATTGTTACAAGACTACTTTCATGTAGATGATATTGAGAAGGTCAGCGGTATATTTAATGGAACTTCCAATTATATCTTGACCGAAATGGAGCAGAAGCAACTATCTTTTGAAGTTGCTTTGAGGCAAGCCCAGGATTTAGGTTTTGCTGAAGCTGATCCAACTAATGATATTGCCGGATATGATGCTCGCTACAAATTAGTCATTCTAACTTATCTCATCACCGGCGTTTGGTTGGCTCCAGAGCAAATTACTCTTGAGGGAATTGAACATCTGGAACCTGCAGATTTTGCTTACGCTTCAAGGATGGATCGGCGCATCAAACTAATCGGTTATCTAAAACGAGAAGCTCAAAATCTGCAGGCTTTTGTATTGCCACTGATGGTTCCAAGGGGGGCTGCTGTAGCTGAGATAGGTGGTTCAACCAATATTTTATCGATTCAAGGTAAATTTAGTGAGGAAATCTCAATGGTTGGGAAGGGGGCAGGGAGTTTACCAACAGCTTCCGCACTGGTTGCTGATCTTGAGAAGATCTCCAAAGGATTTAGCACAAAAAATAGCCCTTCAACAAAGCAATATAGGCTTCAGGCTTTTGAAGATTACATCTTCCAGCACACTCTAAGGATTACGGTAAAGGACCAGCCCGGTATTGTCGGTCAAATCGGTCAAGTTCTAGCAGAACATGAGATTAATATTTACGCAATTGAGCAACTGCCTCAGTATCACCAAAAGGATGGATCTCATCCTGTAATCTTCACAATCACATTGGAAGCTTGTCAGGAAGCGCTGTTGAAGAAAGCTCTTGAAAAAATCAACAAAGCTGATTTTTTGCTGCAACCCATTTCTGTTTTGCGTGAAATCGCCTAGGATTTCAGATGCGCTGGTTGCGTAGAAATTTATGGGGGCTTCTCTTAGGGATAGTTCTCCTTTCTTCAGCAATCCTTCTTTATCAATCCTACCAAAGTGCAGATAGGCCGGAAGCCTCATTGATCAACGAGGCAGCCCACCTCCTTGCAAGTCCATTTCAAAAAGCTAATTTTTGGTCTTCAAAATATTTTGAAGAGCTTGAATCATATTTTGTTCAGCTTGAAGACCTCAAAAAAGAAAACCAGTCTTTGAAAAAGCGGATCTTACATCTCAATAATGATATGAATGCACTCAATGAAAAAGTT
Protein-coding sequences here:
- a CDS encoding homoserine dehydrogenase, whose protein sequence is MPSLSESKHRSDPCRVAIVGLGTVGGGVAEILWQHAKEDHNAVQLAGILEKNQENPNLPIWAQRDQNLLYSSLEELLADPSIQVVVETVGGQTFARELITKILESERDVVTANKDLMAVHGEELLALAEKNGRQLLFEASVTGAIPVVRLLQDYFHVDDIEKVSGIFNGTSNYILTEMEQKQLSFEVALRQAQDLGFAEADPTNDIAGYDARYKLVILTYLITGVWLAPEQITLEGIEHLEPADFAYASRMDRRIKLIGYLKREAQNLQAFVLPLMVPRGAAVAEIGGSTNILSIQGKFSEEISMVGKGAGSLPTASALVADLEKISKGFSTKNSPSTKQYRLQAFEDYIFQHTLRITVKDQPGIVGQIGQVLAEHEINIYAIEQLPQYHQKDGSHPVIFTITLEACQEALLKKALEKINKADFLLQPISVLREIA